From Primulina tabacum isolate GXHZ01 chromosome 2, ASM2559414v2, whole genome shotgun sequence, one genomic window encodes:
- the LOC142538104 gene encoding uncharacterized protein LOC142538104 has translation MENLQFPVRHTSISLDVQGNETEIIVSGYGDHILVLATQIGSMGTILHARKEEGLSVDPTFNVNVVFGKRNEPMLVACARRIIQHISDAGSSKALVLSLGLIDHSMETIKAIVSAVVEKLPEAT, from the exons ATGGAAAATTTGCAATTCCCCGTGCGCCATACCTCCATCTCTCTGGATGTACAG GGGAACGAGACGGAAATCATCGTAAGCGGCTATGGAGATCACATCCTT GTTTTGGCTACGCAGATTGGAAGCATGGGGACAATATTACATGCCAG GAAAGAGGAAGGCCTGTCAGTTGACCCAACTTTCAATGTTAATGTAGTATTTGGGAAACGAAACGAG CCAATGCTAGTTGCATGTGCTCGACGAATAATACAGCATATAAG CGACGCAGGATCGTCTAAAGCATTAGTATTGTCTCTTGGGCTTATAGACCACTCAATG GAAACTATAAAGGCCATTGTTTCTGCTGTCGTAGAAAAACTTCCCGAGGCCACTTGA
- the LOC142538105 gene encoding oleosin H1-like, which produces MADRDRPQPHQLQVHPQQQYRQEVGGKPLHTQKGPTTSQIIAVVTLLPVTGTLLCLAGITLVGTLIGLAVATPLLVIFSPILVPAVILIGGATTAFLTSGAFGLTGLSSLSWVLSSFRQSTGKEPLEYAKQRMQEATIQVGEKTKQVGETIKSKAQEGGRETAGRT; this is translated from the coding sequence ATGGCTGACCGCGACCGCCCACAGCCTCACCAACTTCAAGTCCATCCTCAACAGCAATACCGCCAGGAGGTGGGCGGAAAACCCCTCCACACCCAGAAAGGCCCCACCACCAGCCAAATTATTGCCGTTGTCACCCTTCTCCCCGTCACCGGGACCCTTCTCTGCCTCGCCGGAATCACACTAGTCGGAACCCTCATCGGGTTAGCTGTTGCCACCCCACTGTTGGTGATATTTAGCCCGATTTTGGTCCCTGCTGTAATCCTCATCGGCGGTGCGACCACTGCGTTTTTGACGTCTGGAGCTTTCGGGTTAACGGGTCTTTCGTCACTTTCGTGGGTTTTGAGTTCATTCAGACAGTCCACTGGTAAGGAGCCGCTGGAATATGCGAAGCAGAGGATGCAGGAGGCAACAATTCAGGTGGGAGAGAAGACTAAGCAAGTGGGCGAAACGATCAAAAGTAAGGCTCAGGAAGGAGGTCGAGAAACTGCTGGCAGAACTTGA
- the LOC142537101 gene encoding galactinol--sucrose galactosyltransferase-like: MAPSLSKDASKSAFHVDGSSTHSSITIDENSNFTVNDHVFLSQVPPNITVTPSPYTAGDLDAPTPGCFVGFDTQEPRSHHVVSIGKLKGIKFMSIFRFKVWWTTHWTGSKGSDMEHETQILMLDKSHDGIRPYVLFLPLIESPFRASLQPGPHDHVDLCVETGSTKVAGSSFRTSLYMHAGDDPFTLVKDAIKVARTHLGTFKLLDEKTPPGIVDKFGWCTWDAFYLTVHPHGVWEGVKGLVDGGCPPGLVLIDDGWQSICHDEDPISSEGMNRTSAGEQMPCRLIQFPENYKFRDYKSPNKSVQGPDSGMGAFIRDLKHKFTTVDYVYVWHALCGYWGGIRPNLPGMPEAKVITPVLTPALKMTMEDLAVDKIVNNGVGLVPPEIAYQMYEGLHSHLESVGIDGVKIDVIHLLEMLCEDYGGRVELAKAYYGALSSSIRNHFKGNGVIASMEHCNDFMFLGTQAISLGRVGDDYWCTDPSGDPNGTFWLQGCHMVHCAYNSLWMGNFIHPDWDMFQSTHPCAEFHAASRAISGGPIYVSDSVGKHNFELLKTMTLPDGTILRCDYYALPTRDGLFEDPLHNGKTMLKIWNLNKFTGVVGLFNCQGGGWCRETRRNKCASEYSKVVSSVTGPSDIEWKHGTNPIPVEGVQAFAMYLFREKKLVVAKPYDTIAISLEPFNFELITVSAVKYLAKKTIRFAPIGLVNMLNTGGAVQSLVLDENAKCVKIGVKGTGELRVFASERPVACKLNDGNPTFGYEDKMVIVRVPWNAPSGLSLIEYHF, encoded by the exons ATGGCTCCAAGTTTGAGCAAAGATGCTTCCAAATCCGCATTTCATGTCGATGGATCGTCCACTCACTCATCAATAACTATAGATGAAAATTCCAATTTCACTGTCAATGATCATGTCTTTCTTTCACAGGTCCCACCCAATATCACCGTCACTCCATCACCCTACACCGCTGGGGACCTCGACGCCCCCACCCCGGGATGCTTCGTCGGTTTCGACACCCAAGAACCCCGTAGCCACCACGTCGTTTCCATCGGCAAGCTCAAAGGAATCAAATTCATGTCCATTTTCCGCTTCAAGGTCTGGTGGACCACCCACTGGACCGGCTCTAAAGGCTCCGATATGGAGCACGAAACCCAAATTCTCATGCTTGACAAGTCACACGACGGCATAAGACCCTATGTCCTGTTTCTTCCACTCATCGAGAGCCCTTTTCGGGCTTCTCTCCAGCCCGGACCCCACGACCACGTGGACTTATGCGTGGAAACCGGGTCGACAAAAGTTGCAGGATCCTCATTTCGGACCTCGCTCTACATGCACGCAGGAGACGATCCCTTTACCCTAGTAAAAGACGCCATTAAAGTGGCGCGTACGCATTTGGGAACCTTCAAACTTCTAGATGAGAAAACCCCACCAGGAATTGTGGACAAATTCGGGTGGTGCACGTGGGATGCCTTCTACTTAACGGTCCACCCTCACGGTGTTTGGGAAGGTGTCAAGGGCTTGGTCGACGGCGGATGTCCACCGGGTCTGGTGCTGATCGACGACGGCTGGCAGTCCATCTGCCACGACGAGGATCCGATCAGCTCCGAAGGAATGAATCGCACCTCCGCCGGCGAGCAAATGCCGTGCAGACTCATCCAATTCCCTGAAAACTACAAGTTCAGAGACTACAAGAGCCCGAATAAATCTGTGCAGGGCCCGGATTCCGGCATGGGGGCGTTTATCAGGGACCTGAAGCACAAGTTTACGACCGTGGATTACGTGTATGTTTGGCATGCCTTGTGCGGGTACTGGGGTGGAATCAGGCCAAATCTCCCCGGCATGCCCGAGGCAAAGGTGATTACACCGGTGCTGACACCGGCCCTGAAAATGACGATGGAAGATTTAGCAGTCGACAAGATTGTAAACAATGGAGTGGGGTTGGTCCCACCTGAGATTGCTTATCAGATGTATGAAGGGTTACACTCACATCTGGAGTCTGTTGGGATTGATGGGGTCAAAATTGATGTGATTCAC ttgctggaaatgTTATGCGAGGACTACGGTGGGAGAGTGGAGCTAGCTAAGGCATACTATGGGGCTTTGTCCTCTTCGATAAGGAACCACTTCAAGGGGAACGGTGTAATTGCTAGCATGGAGCACTGCAATGACTTCATGTTTCTCGGCACCCAGGCCATATCCCTAGGCCGTGTCG GAGATGACTATTGGTGCACGGATCCGTCGGGGGACCCCAACGGCACATTCTGGCTCCAGGGCTGCCACATGGTGCACTGTGCTTACAACAGCCTGTGGATGGGCAATTTCATCCACCCCGACTGGGACATGTTCCAGTCCACTCACCCATGCGCGGAGTTCCATGCCGCATCCCGAGCTATTTCAGGTGGACCCATCTATGTGAGCGATTCGGTTGGCAAGCACAATTTCGAGCTGCTAAAGACCATGACCTTGCCTGATGGCACCATCCTGCGGTGCGACTACTACGCACTTCCCACTCGTGATGGCCTGTTTGAAGATCCGCTTCATAACGGCAAGACcatgttaaaaatttggaacCTAAACAAG TTCACGGGAGTTGTTGGGCTGTTTAACTGCCAAGGCGGAGGATGGTGCAGGGAGACGAGGCGCAACAAATGTGCCTCCGAATACTCCAAAGTTGTCTCCTCGGTCACAGGCCCAAGCGACATCGAATGGAAACACGGCACAAACCCAATCCCCGTTGAAGGAGTTCAAGCATTCGCCATGTACTTGTTCCGCGAGAAGAAGCTCGTTGTGGCCAAGCCATACGACACCATAGCCATATCGCTGGAACCCTTCAATTTCGAGCTCATCACAGTCTCTGCTGTCAAGTATTTGGCCAAAAAGACCATCCGATTTGCTCCGATCGGGCTAGTAAACATGCTGAATACGGGTGGCGCGGTTCAGTCTTTGGTGTTGGACGAGAATGCGAAATGTGTTAAAATTGGAGTGAAAGGAACGGGAGAATTAAGGGTGTTTGCTTCGGAGAGACCCGTGGCTTGCAAGCTTAATGATGGGAATCCGACGTTTGGGTATGAAGATAAGATGGTTATTGTTCGAGTCCCGTGGAATGCTCCTTCCGGCCTTTCTCTCATTGAATACCACTTTTAA